The proteins below are encoded in one region of Bacteroides uniformis:
- a CDS encoding RNA polymerase sigma-70 factor, whose protein sequence is MRNIPLEDTSLLSAIQKGDRSAFDVLFQKYYSVLCTYCYRFVRLEDAEEIVQDVMLWLWENRERPVIEYSLKQYLFKAVYHRCMTRIAQNEVKQRADTAYYERMFTMLQEVDIYQINELSKHIQRAINELPPTYREAFIMHRFQNLSYKEAAELLNVSPKTVDYRIQQALKILRVKLKDYLPLILMHLLTSH, encoded by the coding sequence ATGAGAAACATACCATTAGAAGATACATCTTTATTATCCGCCATACAAAAAGGAGATAGAAGTGCTTTTGATGTGTTATTTCAAAAGTACTATTCTGTGCTCTGCACCTACTGCTATCGTTTTGTCCGGCTGGAAGATGCAGAAGAGATTGTTCAGGACGTCATGCTATGGCTTTGGGAAAACCGCGAAAGACCCGTTATCGAATATTCGCTCAAGCAATATCTGTTCAAGGCTGTCTACCATCGTTGCATGACCCGGATTGCCCAAAATGAAGTGAAGCAACGGGCAGACACCGCTTACTATGAACGAATGTTCACCATGCTGCAGGAGGTGGATATCTATCAAATCAACGAATTAAGCAAGCATATACAAAGGGCCATCAACGAACTGCCGCCTACTTATAGGGAAGCTTTCATCATGCATCGTTTCCAGAATCTGAGTTACAAGGAAGCTGCCGAACTACTCAACGTTTCCCCAAAAACGGTAGACTACCGCATTCAGCAGGCTTTGAAGATTTTAAGGGTCAAGCTGAAAGATTATCTGCCACTGATATTGATGCACCTGCTCACCTCGCATTAA
- a CDS encoding glycosyl hydrolase family 28-related protein, translating into MKKLNTIILILLGMICTQLYAVQLNSIYPLKPNDSEAFYFTPENYPIKADGKMDVSDALQAAINQVKKEKNFGILFIPEGKYKISKTIYIPTAIRLIGYGKNRPEFILAKNSPGFQEEVADDKGKAKYMFWFTGAVVKEGEKPRDAGASTFYSAMSNINLRIEDGNPHAVALRTHFAQHSFISYVAVYIGKGKAGLFDVGNELENVAFYGGDYGIYTTKASPGWPVMMVDSYFEGQRVAALRCQESGLAMVNLYAKNVPAVFDIDPNYCDKLFLENSYFENVSGPAVVITNENNSNNQITFRNVYCKNVPTLAKYTRSNTATHVSHKIYKVKSYDHGLQMDDMVDMPEYETLVDIEPIQKMPVAQLMDIPALPAMATWVNLREFGAKGDGETDDTKAIQEAIDKYDNIYVPQGWYRITETLKMKPDTKLIGLHPFGTQFRLDESTAAFSGFGGPKAMVESSEGGANMLMGIGINTGGYNYRAVGVKWMANADSYMNDVKFVGGHGGLWKPKPGVEEPRGRWNRPARISSPDNPVAASGMDLAWDNQYWSLWVTNNGGGTFKDIWTASTYATNGFYANNTSTPGRIYAMSIEHHVRNEVRFSKVSNWKVYCMQTEEESRESTDCQPIEMDDCKDVTFANLYMFRVIRVNEPYHSSVRIRNCENIAFLNLHNYSQIKYTNNIAVFDVNKDIDIRPWELSRLIVTGKEPHQQSLGNEIGKVNQLASDLEFAEGIARDSKGNIYFCDHRMRRIFKWSVETNSLSLLADFPWKPSNLAFDSEDNLLVLFRYDAQPGYLINGKPEEMPVMPDTKGTSFSGYGNSAYTMRVYSIDPENPEETIKLLPRVPMGQVKNVYKALYPSNRWRDFHDFNAVSVYVPEMCFLAPDGKTIIPHYFDLSRSSSLLEAYPGKPFYTSDEYDRRMVKMDVANDGTLSNLSYFVEQGEFGSAVDKEGNLYVADGEIYVFDKDGKKKGMIRVPERPSTLQFGGKDGNTLFVTGRSKFFGVRIK; encoded by the coding sequence ATGAAGAAATTGAACACGATTATTTTAATTTTGCTGGGGATGATATGTACTCAGTTGTATGCTGTACAATTGAATTCGATTTATCCTCTAAAACCCAATGACTCCGAAGCTTTTTATTTCACTCCCGAGAACTATCCTATAAAGGCGGATGGAAAGATGGATGTATCGGATGCTTTGCAGGCAGCGATTAATCAAGTGAAGAAAGAAAAGAATTTCGGAATCCTTTTTATCCCTGAAGGTAAATATAAAATCAGCAAGACCATTTATATTCCTACGGCTATTCGTTTGATTGGCTATGGAAAGAATCGCCCGGAATTTATTCTGGCTAAGAATTCTCCGGGTTTTCAGGAGGAAGTAGCTGATGATAAAGGAAAAGCTAAATACATGTTCTGGTTTACGGGAGCCGTTGTCAAGGAAGGTGAGAAACCCCGTGATGCCGGTGCCAGTACGTTCTACAGTGCCATGTCGAATATCAACTTGCGCATAGAAGATGGTAATCCGCATGCAGTGGCGCTACGCACACACTTTGCCCAACACAGTTTTATCAGTTATGTGGCCGTATACATAGGTAAAGGCAAGGCTGGTCTGTTCGATGTGGGCAATGAGTTGGAAAACGTTGCTTTTTACGGGGGAGATTATGGCATTTATACGACAAAAGCTTCTCCCGGATGGCCGGTAATGATGGTCGACTCTTATTTTGAGGGACAACGTGTAGCTGCTCTTCGTTGTCAGGAGTCCGGTTTGGCAATGGTGAATCTGTATGCCAAGAATGTTCCGGCTGTATTTGATATTGACCCTAATTATTGCGACAAGTTATTTTTGGAAAACAGCTATTTTGAAAATGTAAGTGGTCCGGCAGTGGTGATTACCAACGAGAACAACAGCAACAATCAGATAACCTTTCGCAATGTATATTGTAAGAATGTACCGACCTTGGCGAAATATACCCGTAGCAATACGGCCACCCATGTTTCTCATAAAATCTATAAGGTAAAGTCATACGACCACGGCTTGCAGATGGATGACATGGTGGATATGCCGGAATATGAAACGTTGGTTGATATTGAACCGATACAGAAGATGCCGGTTGCCCAACTGATGGACATCCCTGCACTGCCTGCAATGGCAACATGGGTAAATCTGCGCGAATTCGGTGCAAAGGGAGATGGGGAAACGGATGATACGAAGGCCATCCAGGAGGCTATTGACAAGTACGATAATATCTATGTGCCCCAGGGCTGGTATCGCATTACCGAAACTTTGAAGATGAAGCCCGATACCAAGTTGATAGGCCTGCATCCTTTTGGCACTCAGTTCCGGCTGGACGAAAGTACTGCTGCATTCAGTGGTTTTGGCGGTCCGAAAGCGATGGTGGAATCTTCGGAAGGCGGTGCAAATATGCTGATGGGCATTGGTATCAATACCGGCGGTTATAACTATCGTGCTGTAGGTGTGAAGTGGATGGCAAATGCAGATTCTTATATGAATGACGTGAAGTTTGTAGGCGGGCATGGCGGTTTATGGAAACCTAAACCGGGTGTTGAGGAACCACGTGGCCGGTGGAACAGACCGGCTCGTATCAGTTCTCCCGATAATCCGGTAGCGGCTTCGGGCATGGATCTTGCTTGGGACAACCAGTATTGGAGTCTGTGGGTGACCAACAACGGTGGTGGCACCTTTAAAGATATCTGGACAGCAAGCACATATGCCACCAATGGTTTCTATGCCAACAATACTTCTACTCCGGGGCGTATCTATGCCATGTCCATCGAGCATCATGTAAGAAATGAAGTACGTTTCAGCAAGGTGTCCAACTGGAAGGTGTATTGCATGCAAACCGAGGAAGAGAGCCGCGAAAGTACCGATTGCCAACCGATAGAGATGGACGACTGCAAAGATGTGACCTTTGCAAACTTGTATATGTTCCGCGTTATCCGTGTCAATGAACCGTATCACAGTTCTGTACGTATCCGCAATTGCGAGAACATCGCATTTCTGAACCTGCATAACTATTCTCAGATTAAATATACGAATAACATTGCAGTGTTCGATGTCAACAAAGACATTGACATCCGCCCGTGGGAACTTTCTCGCTTGATTGTAACCGGAAAAGAACCTCATCAGCAATCGTTAGGCAATGAAATAGGTAAGGTGAACCAATTGGCTTCCGATTTGGAATTTGCCGAAGGCATTGCGCGCGACAGTAAAGGTAACATTTACTTCTGCGACCATCGGATGCGTCGTATCTTTAAGTGGTCGGTAGAGACAAACAGCTTGTCGCTGCTGGCAGATTTCCCGTGGAAACCCTCCAACCTGGCTTTTGATTCAGAAGATAATCTATTGGTATTGTTCAGATATGATGCGCAGCCGGGATATCTGATTAATGGTAAGCCGGAGGAAATGCCGGTAATGCCTGATACAAAAGGTACTTCTTTCAGCGGATATGGTAATTCCGCATATACAATGAGAGTCTACTCCATTGACCCGGAAAATCCGGAAGAGACCATCAAACTGTTGCCGCGTGTTCCGATGGGTCAAGTGAAGAACGTGTATAAGGCTCTTTATCCTTCTAACCGTTGGAGAGACTTCCACGATTTCAATGCGGTGTCGGTCTATGTTCCTGAAATGTGCTTCCTGGCACCGGATGGAAAAACTATCATTCCTCATTATTTCGACTTGTCACGTAGTTCTTCCCTGCTGGAAGCCTATCCGGGAAAGCCTTTCTATACATCTGATGAATATGACCGCAGAATGGTGAAGATGGATGTGGCCAATGACGGCACGCTCTCCAACTTGAGCTATTTTGTGGAGCAGGGCGAATTTGGTTCTGCTGTAGATAAGGAAGGGAACTTGTATGTGGCTGACGGAGAAATATATGTATTTGATAAGGATGGCAAGAAGAAAGGGATGATTCGTGTTCCCGAACGTCCGTCCACATTACAGTTTGGCGGTAAGGATGGCAATACATTGTTTGTCACAGGCCGTTCCAAGTTCTTTGGTGTACGTATTAAATAA
- a CDS encoding TonB-dependent receptor gives MRCTLFMLFCLVGMTFANEGYAQKTMVNIALENKTVDEVLTELEQGTEFVFFYNNKQIDVKRRVSVRANNKTIFKVLNDVFKGTNIGYKVLDRNIILYDKAVGADGVQMALQAATVKGSVVDATGEPVIGASILVQGTTNGVITDIDGNFILTNVGSDATLIISYVGYKTQNIKVAGRNSFKIVLVEDAEILDEVVVVGYGVQKKESLTGAIAAIGADEIATTKTENLISNIQGKMPGLLIRQKTGEPGTFDNMVSIRGYGDPLVVIDGITREGTEELAQLNSEDIESISILKDASAAIYGMNAANGVIIVTTKKGVAEKTRVSYSALFGMKNATGMEETVDAYTYRMLANERARNDQAAPEYTDDILELYRTGAKGYTDNNWIDMFMNKLAFQQSHTVSVRGGTDKVKYYVSFGYNGDNGLLKSGIQYYHRYNLRSNLTAELTKGLKLNVNLSGRWDETQRPREDFMWTFKTLMVNDRGIGTHTINNPNHLSAIGPENKNPFALVDPDIDGYRKNRGLTYSADVELNWQVPFVKGLALSLLGSFDGNNRNNSSLNRSYPLYDYYTDAPAGTGGSTDAYSNTMRIYQKIYGRLQANYMRSFNQHNLNVTAVAELNSTRRDELSGSRQYSELFTNDILNQASPGTATNSGYRSFGRLAAYLMRANYDYAGKYLLEVVGRYDGSYRYAPSKRWTFFPSVSAGWRLSEESFIKDNLPFITNLKIRGSFGQSGYDAGDPFQYVSAYNSASNGYVFDGASQIMGMVAPGVVTDRLSWVTSSISNVGLDFDLWNGKLSGTIEWFNRKNEGILADRAQSAPDTFGASFPKENLNSNRNRGFEIELGHRGQIGKDFSYSVSANFTYARERSLHVEHAEYTSSMDRWLNGKENRNSNVMWLYKYDGQYTSLEQYETAPLIGGNLGNSKMLPGSYRLLDLNGDGRINSSDRVPEFWATGANPPIQYGLTLAASYKNFDLNMLFQGASGYSIGYANDDVWGYGGKTNKSYLIAKYVDRWHPANITDDPYNPATQWVAGYYPALRHNFSNTSDNGSRWNYGISVWLPQATYLRLKSMEIGYNLPKSFMKRIGLNSARIFVNGSNLLTFCNKALKDADPEREERDWGANLAYPLMRTYNFGLNINF, from the coding sequence ATGAGATGCACATTATTTATGTTGTTTTGTTTGGTTGGTATGACTTTTGCCAATGAAGGTTATGCTCAAAAGACAATGGTAAACATTGCTCTTGAGAACAAGACTGTTGATGAAGTACTGACGGAGCTGGAACAAGGTACCGAATTTGTTTTCTTCTACAACAACAAGCAGATTGACGTTAAGCGCCGTGTATCGGTCCGGGCAAATAACAAAACCATATTCAAGGTTCTGAACGATGTATTCAAAGGAACCAATATAGGCTATAAGGTATTGGACCGTAATATAATCCTTTATGATAAAGCTGTAGGAGCTGATGGGGTACAGATGGCTTTGCAGGCTGCGACGGTGAAAGGTTCTGTGGTCGATGCAACCGGTGAACCGGTGATTGGTGCCAGTATCTTGGTGCAGGGAACTACCAACGGTGTCATAACAGACATTGACGGTAATTTCATTCTGACCAATGTGGGCTCTGATGCTACTCTTATAATAAGCTATGTAGGTTATAAGACACAAAACATAAAGGTTGCAGGCCGAAATTCGTTCAAGATAGTTTTGGTAGAAGATGCTGAGATATTGGATGAAGTGGTTGTTGTAGGATATGGTGTACAGAAGAAAGAATCACTGACCGGTGCCATTGCAGCCATTGGTGCTGATGAAATAGCTACGACCAAGACCGAGAATCTGATTAGCAATATTCAAGGTAAGATGCCGGGACTATTGATTCGCCAGAAAACCGGAGAGCCGGGAACTTTCGACAATATGGTGAGCATTCGCGGTTATGGTGACCCGTTGGTGGTAATTGATGGTATCACGCGTGAAGGTACTGAAGAACTTGCACAGCTGAATTCTGAGGATATAGAAAGTATCTCTATTTTGAAAGATGCTTCTGCCGCTATTTATGGTATGAATGCGGCTAATGGCGTAATCATTGTTACTACCAAAAAAGGTGTGGCCGAAAAGACCAGAGTATCTTACTCGGCATTGTTCGGTATGAAGAATGCCACGGGTATGGAAGAAACGGTAGATGCTTATACTTATCGCATGTTGGCCAATGAAAGGGCACGTAATGACCAGGCTGCCCCTGAATACACTGACGATATTCTGGAACTGTATAGAACCGGGGCTAAGGGTTATACAGACAATAACTGGATTGACATGTTTATGAATAAACTGGCGTTCCAGCAATCGCATACTGTTTCTGTGAGAGGTGGAACGGATAAGGTGAAATATTATGTGAGCTTCGGCTATAATGGCGATAATGGTTTGCTGAAGAGTGGTATCCAATACTATCATAGATATAATCTGAGAAGTAACCTGACTGCAGAGCTTACGAAAGGGCTGAAACTGAATGTGAATCTGTCCGGGCGTTGGGATGAAACCCAAAGGCCGAGAGAGGATTTTATGTGGACTTTTAAGACTTTGATGGTTAATGACCGTGGTATCGGTACTCATACGATTAATAATCCCAATCATTTGTCTGCAATCGGTCCTGAAAACAAGAATCCTTTTGCGTTGGTTGATCCGGATATAGACGGTTATCGCAAGAACAGAGGCCTGACGTATTCTGCCGATGTGGAATTGAATTGGCAAGTTCCTTTTGTAAAAGGGTTGGCATTGAGTCTTTTGGGGTCATTTGACGGTAACAATCGTAACAACTCTTCTTTAAATCGTTCTTATCCGTTGTATGATTATTATACAGATGCGCCTGCCGGTACGGGAGGTAGTACTGATGCTTATTCCAATACGATGAGAATATATCAGAAGATTTATGGCAGGTTGCAGGCTAATTATATGCGTTCTTTCAATCAGCACAATTTGAATGTGACAGCTGTGGCAGAGTTGAACAGTACACGACGCGATGAATTATCCGGTTCCCGGCAATATTCAGAGTTGTTTACTAATGATATTTTGAATCAGGCAAGTCCGGGTACAGCTACCAATTCAGGGTATCGTAGTTTTGGCCGTTTGGCAGCCTATCTGATGCGTGCGAACTATGATTATGCCGGTAAATACTTGTTGGAAGTAGTAGGGCGTTATGATGGTTCTTATCGTTATGCTCCTTCTAAGCGTTGGACGTTCTTCCCGTCGGTAAGTGCCGGATGGCGACTTTCGGAAGAAAGTTTCATCAAGGACAATTTGCCGTTTATTACTAATTTGAAAATCAGGGGTTCTTTTGGACAAAGTGGATATGATGCCGGTGATCCTTTCCAATATGTATCTGCTTATAATTCGGCTTCTAATGGTTATGTTTTTGATGGTGCCAGCCAGATTATGGGTATGGTAGCTCCTGGTGTAGTGACTGACCGGCTTTCTTGGGTTACATCTTCTATTTCCAATGTAGGTCTGGATTTTGACTTATGGAACGGTAAGTTGAGTGGTACTATCGAGTGGTTCAATCGTAAGAATGAAGGCATTTTGGCCGACCGTGCACAATCTGCTCCTGATACATTTGGTGCAAGTTTCCCGAAGGAAAATCTGAATTCTAACCGGAACCGGGGTTTTGAGATTGAATTGGGACACAGAGGACAAATCGGTAAGGACTTCTCATATTCAGTAAGTGCTAATTTTACGTATGCCCGTGAAAGAAGTCTGCATGTGGAACATGCAGAATATACCAGTTCTATGGATAGATGGCTGAATGGAAAGGAAAACCGTAACAGTAATGTGATGTGGTTGTATAAATACGATGGCCAATATACTTCTTTGGAACAGTATGAAACGGCTCCTTTGATTGGTGGGAACTTGGGTAACTCTAAGATGCTTCCGGGTAGTTACAGATTGCTTGACCTGAATGGTGATGGTAGAATTAACAGCAGTGACCGTGTTCCGGAGTTTTGGGCAACCGGTGCAAATCCTCCTATCCAGTATGGGTTGACTTTGGCGGCTTCTTATAAGAATTTTGATCTCAATATGCTGTTTCAAGGAGCTTCCGGTTATTCCATCGGATATGCCAATGATGATGTTTGGGGATATGGTGGCAAGACAAATAAATCTTATTTAATTGCGAAATATGTAGATCGTTGGCATCCTGCAAATATAACAGATGATCCGTATAATCCTGCCACACAATGGGTAGCCGGCTATTATCCGGCATTACGCCACAATTTCTCTAATACTTCGGATAATGGTAGTAGATGGAATTATGGTATTTCCGTTTGGCTTCCGCAAGCTACTTATCTCCGTTTGAAGAGTATGGAGATCGGTTACAATCTGCCAAAATCATTTATGAAAAGAATCGGGTTGAACAGTGCCCGTATCTTTGTCAATGGTTCAAATCTGCTTACGTTCTGTAACAAGGCTTTGAAGGATGCTGACCCCGAACGTGAGGAAAGGGATTGGGGAGCCAACCTGGCATATCCGTTGATGAGAACTTATAACTTTGGGTTAAACATAAACTTTTAA
- a CDS encoding DUF3823 domain-containing protein produces MKKILLFVSCFLFALTSCEIDNYEGPDASIHGSILDEQTGELVGSDMENGNAIKVREHGFTNATDQTWYITNTGEYRNNMVFAATYDVRFENGNFYPFEVKDFVVKSGDNVYDFKVIPYIRVKSPKVEKNGNVITATFSLEAGKQEVKLKEIQLFAFSDMWVGNNVKLTLNGGTDKQVFSPSTAINSADIYTLSIDLGQNADVLKYSKNYYFRIGALADVSGVGTVRHNYAPVVVIKL; encoded by the coding sequence ATGAAAAAGATATTGTTATTTGTGTCATGCTTCTTATTTGCATTGACATCTTGTGAAATTGATAATTATGAGGGACCGGATGCTTCCATACATGGTTCTATCCTTGACGAACAGACAGGTGAACTTGTAGGTTCCGATATGGAAAACGGTAATGCAATTAAAGTGAGGGAGCATGGATTTACTAATGCTACGGATCAAACCTGGTATATCACAAATACCGGAGAATATCGTAACAATATGGTTTTTGCTGCCACTTATGATGTTCGTTTTGAAAATGGGAATTTTTATCCATTTGAAGTGAAGGATTTTGTTGTTAAGTCAGGGGATAATGTGTATGATTTCAAGGTTATTCCTTATATTCGCGTCAAAAGTCCAAAAGTAGAAAAGAATGGCAATGTAATTACTGCTACATTCTCGTTGGAAGCTGGTAAACAAGAAGTGAAATTGAAAGAGATTCAGTTGTTTGCTTTTTCAGATATGTGGGTAGGTAACAATGTGAAATTGACGTTGAATGGAGGGACTGATAAGCAAGTGTTTAGTCCGAGTACTGCTATAAATAGCGCTGATATTTATACATTGTCCATCGATCTGGGACAAAATGCTGATGTCTTGAAATACAGCAAGAATTATTATTTCCGTATTGGCGCTCTGGCTGATGTTTCGGGTGTGGGCACTGTACGGCATAATTATGCGCCGGTAGTAGTTATAAAATTGTAA
- a CDS encoding FecR family protein, with amino-acid sequence MVKREGMENLLLSYYEGETTEDETALVEEWLEASEENRRTARQVQTLGLAADMAQISSRLDVKKALEDVHRKMKQKKVNRYQVLFRGMQRAAAILFIPLMVSWSILYWDKDKEEIHMMEVRTNPGMTTSVELPDGTEVVLNSSSSLRYPSRFADDKREVKLVGEAFFSVAKDEKMFIVGTLNNSKIVVHGTEFNVEAYKGSRTVQTTLVSGKVSFSYVNNGRRNNVMMIPGQKVIYDIVREKVVVKEVNVDVETCWKDGRLIFRNTPFEDILKSLSKRYNVEFILKKASLKQNSFTATFTKQRLERILEHFRISSNIHFKFVEDGDVDAERQVIEVY; translated from the coding sequence ATGGTAAAAAGAGAGGGAATGGAGAACCTGCTTCTCAGCTATTATGAAGGAGAGACAACGGAGGATGAAACTGCTCTGGTAGAGGAGTGGCTGGAAGCATCGGAAGAGAACCGCAGGACAGCCCGCCAGGTTCAGACACTCGGTCTGGCGGCGGACATGGCGCAGATTTCATCCAGGCTGGATGTAAAGAAGGCCTTGGAGGATGTACATCGTAAGATGAAACAGAAAAAGGTCAATAGGTATCAGGTATTATTTAGAGGGATGCAACGGGCGGCCGCCATTTTATTCATCCCTTTGATGGTATCGTGGTCTATCCTTTATTGGGACAAGGATAAAGAAGAGATACATATGATGGAAGTCAGGACAAATCCGGGAATGACTACTTCTGTCGAATTGCCGGATGGAACGGAAGTCGTTCTGAACTCGTCGTCGTCGTTGCGCTATCCTTCCCGATTTGCCGATGATAAAAGGGAAGTGAAGTTGGTGGGTGAAGCATTCTTTTCTGTCGCAAAAGATGAAAAGATGTTCATTGTCGGCACGCTGAACAATTCCAAGATAGTAGTACATGGAACGGAGTTCAACGTAGAGGCTTACAAAGGGAGCAGGACGGTACAGACCACTTTGGTTTCGGGTAAAGTCAGTTTCTCCTATGTGAATAACGGCAGGAGAAATAATGTAATGATGATACCGGGGCAAAAGGTTATTTATGATATAGTGCGGGAAAAGGTCGTTGTGAAAGAAGTCAATGTAGACGTGGAAACATGTTGGAAGGACGGACGTTTGATTTTCAGGAACACTCCGTTTGAAGATATATTGAAGAGTTTGAGCAAAAGATATAATGTGGAATTCATTCTGAAAAAGGCTTCATTGAAGCAGAATTCCTTTACGGCTACATTTACCAAACAACGTTTGGAGCGAATATTGGAGCACTTCCGAATATCCTCGAATATTCATTTCAAGTTTGTTGAAGATGGTGATGTGGATGCCGAGAGACAGGTAATAGAAGTTTATTAA
- a CDS encoding RagB/SusD family nutrient uptake outer membrane protein, whose amino-acid sequence MKKNILSIFSLCALMGLSGCNAFLELEPLDKVSPDQLLETEGGVKALLANIYTMIPMEDFNYRPNAGFNQRGYDGVNETTNLAFLTDEATRSDGGVDIGYEGFNYWPYGDIRQVNIFMQNVEKAKEAGTISVADADRMTGEAHFARAYMYYGLVKRYGGVPLIDKVQDDDYADGGPGAVAVPRSTELDTWKFVLNECTLAAATLPDATSGSDLYRVTKWAAYALKSRVALHAASVAKYWNLAPLAGEAVTQKLVGGMTSADADAFYKECIEASKSLIENSGKSLYKPAPATVKEAASNFQALFLNDQNEEVIFSKAYLNGTTNTNQGHSYAQFNILPQVNPGALKYGRFNPMLEIVDLFEDYTDDGTGKSAKIVTRTDGNEDAYIPNFHNMNNASVVNTLMSVPFVKYNDLYEPFANKDARLLASVVVPGSSYAGTEIIIQGGFIKDNNSYVAYSNESTQKNGTTYYALGAEGETMFSGFNNVNSGEDANWTATGFGVRKYMPEGESMSPDRLSSTTSYIDMRLAEVYLNYAEAVVENGSGFGDKELAENYLNALRRRAGHTDRISLTLESVLKERRVEMAFEGKRFWDMNRRREFHTEFSNNRIRKALVPMLDLRGAEPKYVFARVNYFGDETRGGRTFQNINYYRGIPNIATNGLVQNPGH is encoded by the coding sequence ATGAAAAAAAATATTTTATCGATATTCTCGTTATGTGCATTGATGGGATTGTCCGGTTGTAATGCCTTCTTGGAACTTGAACCGCTGGATAAAGTGTCTCCCGATCAGTTATTGGAGACAGAAGGTGGTGTAAAGGCACTATTGGCAAACATATATACCATGATTCCTATGGAAGATTTTAATTATCGTCCGAATGCTGGTTTTAATCAACGCGGTTATGATGGTGTGAATGAAACTACTAATTTAGCATTTCTTACCGACGAAGCTACCCGTAGTGACGGAGGAGTGGATATAGGTTATGAAGGATTCAATTATTGGCCCTATGGAGATATTCGTCAAGTGAATATTTTTATGCAAAATGTAGAAAAAGCCAAAGAAGCAGGAACAATTTCTGTTGCAGATGCGGATCGTATGACTGGTGAAGCCCATTTTGCACGTGCTTATATGTATTATGGGCTTGTAAAAAGATATGGAGGCGTTCCTCTGATTGACAAAGTGCAGGACGATGATTATGCCGATGGTGGACCGGGCGCTGTGGCAGTTCCCCGCAGTACAGAGTTGGATACTTGGAAATTTGTATTGAATGAGTGCACCCTTGCTGCTGCTACTTTGCCCGATGCGACTTCTGGTTCGGATTTGTATCGCGTAACCAAGTGGGCAGCTTATGCGTTGAAGTCAAGAGTTGCACTTCATGCAGCTTCTGTAGCCAAGTATTGGAATCTGGCACCTTTGGCTGGTGAAGCTGTCACTCAGAAACTGGTGGGTGGAATGACTTCTGCCGATGCCGATGCATTCTATAAAGAATGTATTGAAGCATCTAAGTCCCTTATAGAGAATTCCGGTAAATCTCTTTATAAGCCTGCTCCGGCTACTGTTAAGGAGGCTGCATCAAACTTCCAGGCCTTGTTCCTGAATGACCAGAATGAAGAGGTCATTTTCAGTAAAGCGTATCTTAATGGAACAACCAATACTAATCAGGGACATAGCTATGCTCAGTTTAATATCCTTCCTCAAGTCAATCCGGGCGCTCTGAAATATGGACGTTTCAATCCGATGTTGGAAATCGTTGATTTGTTTGAAGATTATACGGATGACGGCACGGGAAAAAGTGCAAAGATTGTAACTCGTACGGATGGGAATGAAGATGCTTATATCCCTAATTTCCATAATATGAATAATGCTTCTGTAGTGAACACCTTGATGTCGGTACCTTTTGTTAAATATAACGATTTGTATGAACCGTTTGCCAACAAGGATGCACGTCTGTTGGCAAGTGTGGTTGTGCCGGGTTCATCTTATGCCGGCACTGAGATTATTATCCAGGGCGGATTTATTAAGGACAATAATAGCTATGTGGCTTATTCAAACGAGTCTACTCAGAAAAATGGAACAACATATTATGCTTTAGGAGCCGAAGGTGAAACCATGTTCTCTGGATTTAATAATGTGAACAGTGGTGAGGATGCTAATTGGACTGCTACAGGTTTTGGAGTTCGTAAGTATATGCCCGAGGGCGAGAGCATGTCTCCCGACCGTCTTTCGTCCACTACCTCTTATATTGATATGCGTTTGGCAGAAGTCTACCTGAATTATGCTGAGGCTGTTGTGGAAAATGGTAGTGGATTTGGCGATAAGGAATTGGCTGAGAACTATTTGAATGCTTTGCGACGTAGAGCCGGACATACCGACCGGATATCTTTGACATTAGAGAGTGTTTTGAAGGAACGTCGTGTGGAGATGGCGTTTGAAGGAAAGCGTTTTTGGGATATGAATCGTCGTAGGGAATTCCATACTGAGTTCAGCAATAATAGAATTCGTAAAGCTTTGGTGCCGATGCTTGACTTGCGTGGTGCAGAGCCTAAATATGTCTTTGCAAGGGTGAACTACTTTGGTGACGAAACAAGAGGAGGGCGTACTTTCCAGAACATCAACTACTATAGGGGCATACCTAATATTGCCACGAATGGTTTAGTTCAGAATCCAGGTCATTAA